In Drosophila santomea strain STO CAGO 1482 chromosome 2L, Prin_Dsan_1.1, whole genome shotgun sequence, a single window of DNA contains:
- the LOC120458667 gene encoding serrate RNA effector molecule homolog isoform X2 — MADSDDEYDRKRRDKFRGERSDSYRTERRDDRRAVGGSTGARDEWAERNPFRGGASAGGGGARHRPDYSDYRGPGARPRYGSPGRDLPPAKRMRPDWGDGDVRANPRFGGYDPYLMQAWNDHYQSMHSAFSHAGHAPPVRESIGGGGSDTLTQPAMLNLKQFLDTQDENISDSEVMRKYTEYKTDFKRQQLNEFFVAHKDEEWFKNKYHPEDSVKRSEEQRGFLQRRTDVFVELLENGTIGSVKVDSSQGDALIRVLDTCVIKLEGGTDEDLKVLDEKPKDLVVYERKTEPMESVKAMEKAISSPKEEKIREEDPLPAVVSAQQNTARSVNSDEENWNDEDAVTKKELEEHSKDTDIKPEDQQLNKKKTKKRKRNSSDDDSSSSESSSSSDEEKLKEKYDVEDGLRAEQKAEAEKDRQEAAKAKQEPESSKLEELVGKEITEPKELDSKINTAENDDTLKSPEMTPNPIKRTDNGNGNKVEDEEKPSVDENKVVETETIDLDKVKDGQPRALHRTSSIFLRNLAPSITRAEIEAVCNRFTGYLRVAIADPLVERRWYRRGWITFMRDVNIKEICWGLNNQRLRDCEMGAIVNRDLSRRVRPANGITAHKQVVRSDIKLCAKIALNLDERFRLWAEVPTDDSNSARADESSENGSGSTYGFNSKNPVLQNITDYLIEEASAEEDELLGLTGENKDTEGEAIERDEQLISVLDRLVLYLRIVHSVDYYNHCEYPYEDEMPNRCGIIHARGPAPVRVTNNDVQEYIKTYESKLQQFLTKTVLLSDEEIKDLGAKDAETEVEKFVQANTQELAKDKWLCPLSGKKFKGPEFIRKHIFNKHDEKVDEVRKEVQYFNNYLRDPKRPQLPEHPGTSKRPESESARGGGGGYRPPMYPPFSAMPYGFGPPMMGGGRGGRNFPPARRPGGFDYRPRSHYRDLDAPQEPY, encoded by the exons ATGGCTGATTCGGACGATGAGTACGACCGCAAGCGACGTGACAAATTCCGCGGGGAGCGCAGCGACAGTTACCGTACGGAACGCCGTGATGACCGTCGCGCGGTGGGCGGCTCTACCGGTGCCCGCGACGAGTGGGCGGAGCG CAATCCCTTCAGGGGCGGAGCTTCCGCAGGCGGCGGAGGCGCTCGCCATAGACCAGACTACAGCGACTATCGTGGCCCAGGAGCCAGACCACGCTATGGGTCACCCGGCCGTGATTTGCCCCCAGCCAAGCGAATGCGCCCGGACTGGGGCGACGGAGATGTGCGCGCCAATCCCCGGTTCGGGG GCTATGATCCGTATTTGATGCAGGCCTGGAACGACCACTACCAGTCCATGCACTCGGCCTTCTCCCACGCCGGTCATGCCCCACCTGTTAGGGAGTCCATAGGCGGCGGCGGGAGCGACACTCTTACCCAGCCGGCCATGCTCAACCTGAAGCAATTCCTCGACACCCAGGACGAGAACATTTCTGACTCGGAAGTTATGCGCAAGTACACCGAGTATAAAACAGACTTCAAGCGCCAGCAACTAAACGAGTTTTTCGTGGCCCACAAGGATGAGGAATG GTTCAAAAACAAATACCATCCCGAGGACAGTGTCAAACGCAGTGAGGAACAGCGGGGCTTCCTTCag AGGCGTACTGATGTTTTTGTGGAGTTACTCGAGAATGGAACAATAGGAAGTGTGAAGGTAGATTCTTCGCAGGGAGATGCTCTGATCCGTGTATTAGATACGTGCGTTATAAAGCTGGAAGGCGGCACTGACGAGGACCTTAAAGTCCTAGACGAGAAACCCAAGGATCTAGTAGTATATGAACGAAAGACGGAGCCTATGGAGTCTGTCAAGGCGATGGAGAAAGCTATTAGCAGTCCCAAAGAGGAGAAGATTAGAGAGGAAGATCCATTGCCAGCGGTCGTGTCGGCACAACAAAATACTGCAAGGTCTGTTAATTCTGACGAGGAGAACTGGAATGACGAGGATGCAGTGACAAAAAAAGAGTTGGAGGAGCATTCAAAAGACACCGATATCAAACCTGAGGACCAACAGTTGaacaagaaaaagacaaaaaaacGCAAACGCAACAGTAGCGATGATGACAGCTCCTCATCCGAATCCAGTTCTAGCTCAGATGAAGAGAAACTTAAGGAAAAGTATGATGTGGAAGATGGCCTCAGGGCCGAACAAAAAGCCGAGGCGGAAAAGGACAGACAAGAAGCGGCCAAAGCAAAACAGGAACCAGAAAGTTCTAAACTGGAAGAGCTCGTAGGAAAGGAAATTACTGAGCCCAAAGAACTAGACTCAAAAATCAATACTGCCGAGAATGACGATACGCTGAAGTCACCTGAAATGACTCCAAATCCGATTAAGAGAACGGATAATGGAAATGGCAATAAAGTAGAAGATGAAGAGAAGCCCTCTGTTGATGAAAACAAGGTTGTCGAAACCGAAACTATTGATCTAGACAAAGTGAAGGATGGCCAGCCTAGGGCTTTGCATAGGACCTCCTCCATCTTTCTGCGAAACTTAGCCCCCTCGATAACCAGAGCAGAGATCGAGGCCGTGTGCAACCGTTTTACCGGCTACTTAAGGGTGGCTATTGCAGACCCCTTGGTAGAACGTCGTTGGTATCGCAGGGGTTGGATAACATTCATGCGAGACGTCAACATTAAAGAGATTTGCTGGGGACTAAACAATCAGCGACTGAGAGACTGTGAAATGGGAGCCATCGTCAATCGGGACCTCAGTCGACGGGTACGTCCAGCCAATGGTATAACCGCTCACAAACAAGTGGTGCGCTCAGACATTAAACTGTGCGCCAAGATCGCTTTAAATCTGGATGAAAGATTTAGGCTATGGGCGGAGGTGCCGACAGATGATTCCAATTCCGCCCGAGCGGACGAGTCCTCTGAAAATGGAAGCGGCTCCACGTATGGTTTCAATTCAAAAAACCCGGTGCTGCAAAACATCACTGATTACCTTATCGAAGAGGCGTCAGCCGAGGAAGATGAGCTTCTTGGCCTTACCGGCGAAAATAAGGACACTGAGGGCGAAGCCATTGAGCGTGACGAGCAGCTTATATCCGTTCTTGACCGCCTTGTACTTTACTTGCGTATAGTGCACTCAGTGGACTATTACAACCATTGTGAGTATCCATATGAAGACGAGATGCCGAACCGCTGCGGCATTATCCATGCCCGCGGTCCAGCTCCTGTTCGGGTGACAAACAACGACGTGCAAGAGTATATCAAGACATACGAAAGCAAGTTGCAACAGTTTCTTACTAAGACTGTGCTACTGAGTGACGAAGAGATAAAGGACCTTGGTGCAAAGGACGCCGAAACCGAGGTGGAAAAGTTTGTGCAAGCGAACACTCAGGAGCTGGCGAAGGACAAATGGTTGTGCCCTCTGTCGGGTAAGAAGTTTAAGGGCCCCGAGTTTATCCGCAAGCACATCTTCAACAAGCACGATGAAAAGGTTGACGAGGTGCGCAAGGAGGTGCAATACTTTAACAACTATCTGCGCGATCCTAAGCGTCCGCAGCTTCCCGAACATCCAGGCACCTCTAAGCGCCCAGAATCGGAATCTGCCCGTGGAGGGGGTGGAGG GTACCGACCGCCTATGTATCCACCTTTTTCGGCGATGCCCTATGGTTTTGGACCACCCATGATGGGTGGGGGCCGTGGTGGACGTAACTTTCCCCCCGCTCGCAG ACCCGGTGGTTTTGATTATCGACCCAGATCACACTACCGGGACTTGGACGCGCCGCAAGAACCATACTAG